One Mixta gaviniae genomic window carries:
- the glgX gene encoding glycogen debranching protein GlgX produces MSNGKPFEITAGYSHLLGANFDGDGVNFAIFSAHAERVELCLYDPSGKNEIARLDLPEYTHEVWHGYIPGLKPGALYGYRVHGPYDPENGHRFNPNKLLIDPYARELVGDIEWNEAHFAYDLLHEDKDLTFDTRDSAPFTPKCRVVDPNEFDWQDNNRPSIAWPKSVIYETHVKGFTQLNSALPPELRGNFEGMGHKASVDYIKSLGITSVELLPVHWFPDDQHLLDRGLKNFWGYNSLGFFAPAPRYYGPKGIQGFRDMVRAFHDAGIEVILDVVYNHTAEGNELGPTLSFKGIDNFSYYRTMPDQHRYYINDTGTGNTVNTSHPRVLQMVMDSLRYWAESMHVDGFRFDLGTILGREPEGFDQRGGFFDAVTQDPVLSKVKLIGEPWDIGPGGYQVGGFPPGWAEWNDKYRDTVREYWKGDNVSTDFAARLLGSGDLYDQRGRRPWASVNFITAHDGFTLNDVVSYNEKHNEANGEDNNDGHNDNRSYNYGAEGPTEDEGINAVRDRQKRNFLATLFFSHGTPMLLAGDEFGRSQMGNNNGYCQDSEISWVHWDDLPETCEALREFTRRVITLRAQQPLLRRESWRDGMDIKWFNAGGGFQQSEQWDEGSTLGVYIGRADLQPEEGIWHDVLMLFNPFEGNVPFRIPQFGEGGWVLELSTSDNAKPGMVITKEMDFELEGRSLALFRRP; encoded by the coding sequence ATGTCAAACGGTAAGCCTTTTGAAATAACAGCAGGGTATAGTCATCTTCTCGGCGCCAACTTTGATGGCGACGGCGTTAACTTTGCGATCTTCTCGGCGCATGCGGAGCGCGTGGAGCTTTGCCTCTACGATCCGAGCGGCAAAAATGAAATCGCCCGGCTGGATCTGCCGGAATATACCCATGAGGTCTGGCACGGCTATATACCGGGCCTAAAGCCTGGCGCGCTCTACGGCTATCGCGTTCACGGGCCTTACGATCCGGAGAACGGCCATCGTTTTAACCCCAATAAACTCCTGATCGATCCTTACGCGCGCGAGCTGGTCGGCGATATCGAGTGGAACGAAGCCCACTTCGCCTACGACCTGCTGCATGAAGATAAAGATCTGACCTTCGATACGCGCGACAGCGCCCCTTTTACGCCGAAATGCCGGGTTGTCGATCCTAATGAGTTTGACTGGCAGGATAATAATCGCCCTTCCATCGCCTGGCCGAAATCGGTGATTTACGAGACCCATGTCAAAGGGTTTACCCAGCTTAACTCTGCCCTGCCGCCGGAGCTGCGCGGCAATTTCGAAGGCATGGGCCACAAGGCTTCCGTCGACTATATCAAGAGTCTCGGGATTACTTCGGTCGAGCTGCTGCCGGTTCACTGGTTCCCGGACGATCAGCATCTGCTGGACAGGGGGCTGAAAAATTTCTGGGGTTACAACTCGCTGGGCTTCTTCGCGCCGGCGCCGCGCTACTACGGTCCGAAAGGCATTCAGGGCTTCCGCGATATGGTGCGTGCGTTCCACGACGCCGGCATCGAAGTGATCCTCGACGTGGTCTATAACCATACAGCGGAAGGTAACGAACTCGGCCCAACGCTGTCGTTCAAAGGCATCGATAACTTCTCCTATTACCGCACCATGCCTGACCAGCATCGTTATTACATTAACGACACCGGTACCGGCAACACCGTTAACACCTCGCACCCGCGTGTGCTGCAGATGGTGATGGATTCGCTGCGCTATTGGGCGGAATCGATGCATGTCGACGGCTTCCGCTTCGATCTCGGCACCATTCTGGGCCGCGAGCCGGAAGGCTTCGACCAGCGCGGCGGCTTCTTCGACGCGGTAACCCAGGATCCGGTGCTGTCTAAGGTGAAGCTGATCGGTGAACCCTGGGATATCGGCCCCGGCGGCTACCAGGTGGGCGGCTTCCCGCCGGGCTGGGCGGAGTGGAACGATAAATACCGCGACACGGTGCGCGAATACTGGAAAGGCGATAACGTCTCTACCGATTTCGCCGCGCGTCTGCTCGGCTCCGGCGATCTCTACGATCAGCGCGGCCGTCGCCCGTGGGCGAGCGTCAACTTTATTACCGCGCACGACGGCTTTACGCTGAACGATGTGGTCTCCTATAACGAGAAGCACAATGAGGCGAACGGCGAGGACAACAACGACGGCCATAACGATAACCGTTCATATAACTATGGCGCCGAAGGCCCGACTGAAGATGAAGGTATCAACGCGGTGCGCGACCGCCAGAAGCGCAACTTCCTCGCCACGCTCTTCTTCTCTCACGGCACGCCGATGCTGCTGGCGGGCGATGAGTTCGGCCGCAGCCAGATGGGCAATAACAACGGCTACTGTCAGGATAGCGAGATCTCCTGGGTTCACTGGGACGATCTGCCGGAAACCTGCGAGGCGCTGCGCGAGTTTACCCGTCGGGTGATCACGCTGCGGGCGCAGCAGCCGCTGCTGCGCCGCGAAAGCTGGCGTGACGGCATGGATATCAAATGGTTTAACGCCGGCGGCGGCTTCCAGCAGTCGGAGCAGTGGGACGAAGGCTCTACGCTCGGCGTCTATATCGGCCGCGCCGACCTGCAGCCGGAAGAAGGCATCTGGCACGACGTGCTGATGCTGTTCAACCCGTTTGAAGGCAACGTGCCGTTCCGCATTCCGCAGTTTGGCGAAGGCGGCTGGGTGCTGGAACTCTCTACCTCTGATAACGCGAAGCCGGGTATGGTGATCACCAAAGAGATGGATTTTGAACTGGAGGGCCGCAGCCTCGCCCTATTCAGAAGACCCTAA
- the treY gene encoding malto-oligosyltrehalose synthase produces MKIPTATYRIQFRNGMTFDRAAALVPYLKRLGISHLYASPIFTATAESTHGYDVTDANEIEPSIGGRAGFDRMVKTLKEAGLGLILDIVPNHMAASLENAWWRDVIEHGKQSRYARHFDIDWSRRLTLPFLGDTFEAVLENGEISVKADPNSGKPAFAYYDSYYPLTPESWQGREEEILKLRDKAQIAALHEQQPWRLMSWRDAPRDLSYRRFFEITGLVGVRVEDKPVFDDTHRLILELVHSGAVDGLRVDHVDGLADPKAYLELLRQEAGPDCYITVEKILGKNEQIPQEWPISGTTGYEFIESLSDVLVDDEQLDALRAAWDNVVGKPVDMRAELRAAKLLMADKNFEGEFTTLLRLAMAIANTENAGLHEDALRGALRELLVAFPVYRTYGTTEGLPPEGLALLQKIVQRVKSSAHAPDTQALDVLTDILAGKVSEAAAADAANFRTRFQQLTGPLMAKSVEDTLFFRQNMELALNEVGAEPMPRAFSLNRFHAEMKTRLERQPDALSGTSTHDTKRGEDARARLYTLTEAPELWAECVARWRQMNQQKVVQLEDGTAPKPAVAWMLYQALVGVWPTTLRPNDEAGLKALEERFLAFTEKALREAKLRTNWGDSNDAYETAVLDYARHLLSPANQTFLQDFYRTIQPYVRAGLVNSLTQTIIKLTAPGVPDIYQGSEGLNFSLVDPDNRREPDFATLEQWLADDETPTTSNEQNWLSGELKQHVTARLLRFRQQKPMLFRKGDYLPLAAAGKRAENVIAYARAQENEALIVIAPRLVLNALHGSLAQPQLERWSETEIPLPASLANRRYRDILSGEEMLLTDHISMASVDCCSSVVLITV; encoded by the coding sequence GTGAAGATCCCAACCGCTACCTATCGCATTCAGTTTCGTAACGGCATGACCTTTGACCGCGCCGCGGCGCTGGTGCCCTACCTGAAGCGGCTCGGCATCAGCCATCTTTACGCCTCGCCGATTTTTACCGCCACGGCAGAATCCACTCACGGCTACGACGTTACCGACGCCAACGAGATTGAGCCTTCCATCGGCGGCCGCGCAGGCTTCGACCGGATGGTGAAAACGCTGAAAGAGGCAGGCCTCGGCCTGATCCTCGATATTGTCCCGAACCATATGGCCGCCTCGCTGGAGAACGCCTGGTGGCGCGACGTGATCGAGCATGGCAAGCAGAGCCGCTACGCGCGCCATTTCGATATCGACTGGTCGCGTCGCCTGACGCTGCCTTTCCTCGGCGATACCTTTGAGGCCGTGCTGGAAAACGGCGAAATCAGCGTCAAGGCGGATCCGAACAGCGGTAAGCCGGCGTTCGCCTATTACGACAGCTACTACCCGCTGACGCCGGAGAGCTGGCAAGGGCGCGAAGAAGAGATCCTGAAGCTGCGCGATAAAGCGCAGATCGCCGCGCTGCACGAACAGCAGCCGTGGCGGCTGATGTCCTGGCGCGATGCGCCGCGTGACCTCTCCTACCGCCGCTTTTTCGAGATTACCGGGCTGGTCGGCGTGCGCGTCGAGGATAAGCCGGTATTCGACGATACCCATCGGCTGATTCTGGAGCTGGTGCATTCCGGCGCAGTCGACGGCCTGCGCGTTGACCATGTCGACGGGCTCGCCGATCCGAAAGCCTACCTGGAGCTGCTGCGCCAGGAGGCGGGCCCGGATTGCTATATCACCGTCGAGAAAATCCTCGGCAAAAACGAGCAGATCCCGCAAGAGTGGCCGATTTCCGGCACTACCGGCTATGAGTTTATCGAATCGCTTTCCGACGTGCTGGTGGATGACGAGCAGCTCGACGCGCTGCGCGCCGCCTGGGATAACGTTGTCGGCAAGCCGGTGGACATGCGCGCCGAACTGCGCGCGGCCAAACTGCTGATGGCCGATAAGAACTTCGAAGGCGAGTTCACCACCCTGCTGCGTCTGGCGATGGCTATCGCCAATACGGAAAACGCCGGGCTGCACGAGGACGCACTGCGCGGCGCGCTGCGCGAACTGCTGGTTGCCTTCCCGGTCTATCGCACCTACGGCACCACAGAGGGGCTGCCGCCGGAAGGCCTGGCGTTGCTGCAGAAGATCGTGCAGCGCGTAAAAAGCAGCGCCCACGCGCCCGATACCCAGGCGCTTGATGTGCTGACCGACATTCTGGCAGGCAAGGTTTCCGAAGCGGCGGCGGCGGATGCAGCGAATTTCCGCACCCGTTTCCAGCAGCTGACCGGCCCGCTGATGGCGAAATCGGTCGAGGATACGCTGTTCTTCCGCCAGAACATGGAGCTGGCGCTGAACGAAGTGGGCGCCGAGCCGATGCCGCGCGCCTTCTCGCTCAACCGTTTTCACGCTGAGATGAAAACGCGTCTGGAGCGTCAGCCCGACGCCCTCTCCGGCACCTCCACGCACGACACCAAACGCGGCGAAGATGCGCGCGCGCGGCTCTATACGCTAACCGAAGCGCCGGAGCTGTGGGCGGAATGCGTCGCCCGCTGGCGCCAGATGAACCAACAGAAGGTGGTGCAGCTTGAAGATGGCACCGCGCCGAAGCCGGCCGTCGCCTGGATGCTCTATCAGGCGCTGGTCGGCGTCTGGCCGACCACGCTGCGTCCGAACGACGAGGCGGGGCTGAAAGCGCTGGAGGAGCGTTTCCTCGCCTTTACCGAAAAGGCGCTGCGCGAGGCCAAGCTGCGCACTAACTGGGGCGATAGCAATGACGCCTATGAAACGGCGGTGCTGGATTATGCACGCCACCTGCTTTCGCCAGCCAACCAGACCTTTTTGCAGGACTTTTACCGTACCATCCAGCCCTATGTACGCGCCGGCCTGGTCAACAGCCTGACCCAGACCATCATCAAGCTGACCGCGCCGGGCGTGCCCGATATCTATCAGGGCAGCGAAGGGCTGAATTTCAGCCTTGTCGATCCTGATAACCGCCGCGAACCCGATTTCGCCACGCTGGAGCAGTGGCTGGCTGACGATGAGACGCCGACCACCAGCAATGAGCAGAACTGGCTGAGCGGCGAGCTGAAGCAGCATGTTACCGCCAGGCTACTGCGTTTCCGTCAGCAGAAGCCGATGCTGTTCCGCAAAGGCGACTACCTGCCGCTGGCCGCCGCCGGCAAGCGAGCAGAAAACGTTATCGCCTATGCGCGCGCGCAGGAGAATGAGGCGCTGATCGTTATCGCACCGCGTCTGGTGCTGAACGCGCTGCACGGCAGCCTGGCGCAGCCGCAGCTGGAGCGCTGGAGCGAAACGGAGATCCCCTTGCCCGCATCGCTGGCTAACCGTCGCTACCGCGATATTCTCAGCGGAGAAGAGATGTTACTGACCGACCACATCAGTATGGCGTCGGTTGATTGTTGTTCGTCTGTTGTTCTTATAACAGTGTGA
- the treZ gene encoding malto-oligosyltrehalose trehalohydrolase, whose protein sequence is MESKSFLKSWGAEYVAADTVRFRLWATGQQKITLRLSGQEREMTPAGDGWFELEAAGVAPGAEYNFVLADGTVVPDPAARAQKAEVNGPSLVIDPAGYAWQNSDWKGRPWTETVVYEMHMGTFTPEGTFRAAIDKLPWLAELGVTMIEVMPLSQFGGNRGWGYDGVLLYAPHSAYGTPDDFKAFVDAAHGHGLSVVLDIVLNHFGPEGNYLPLLSPDFFHKERMTPWGAGIAYDVDAARRYIEEAPLFWLQEYYLDGLRFDAIDQIEDPSDKHVLIDIAERIRAEITDRPIHLTTEDCRNVIFLHPRAEDGSAPLFTGEWNDDLHNAVHVFATGETHAYYQDFASEPEKRIARALTEGFVYQGEVSAQSGEKRGVKSTGQPPVAFVDFIQNHDQVGNRAQGERLIDLAGADRTKVMLSMLLLSPHIPLIFMGEEYGETNPFLFFTDFHGDLAKAVREGRAREFQGHAGHEGESVPDPNAKATFEMSKLDWKKRESEEGKAWLALTRELLALRQQHLVPLLATAGGDAGKVVKTAEGFFAVTWAFPRGTLSMALNIGETTQPLPDLPGDTLFAWPQAADALPQNSIIVRLASGDAT, encoded by the coding sequence ATGGAGTCCAAATCATTTCTTAAAAGTTGGGGCGCTGAATATGTGGCCGCCGACACCGTTCGTTTTCGTCTCTGGGCTACCGGCCAGCAAAAAATCACGCTCAGGCTGTCAGGCCAGGAGCGCGAAATGACGCCGGCCGGCGACGGCTGGTTCGAGCTTGAAGCGGCCGGCGTCGCGCCGGGCGCTGAATATAATTTTGTTCTCGCCGACGGCACTGTGGTGCCGGATCCCGCCGCGCGCGCGCAGAAGGCGGAGGTAAACGGCCCTTCGCTGGTTATCGATCCTGCCGGCTATGCATGGCAAAACAGCGACTGGAAAGGCCGCCCGTGGACCGAGACCGTGGTCTATGAGATGCATATGGGCACCTTCACGCCGGAAGGCACCTTCCGCGCCGCTATCGATAAGCTGCCGTGGCTGGCTGAACTCGGCGTGACGATGATTGAAGTGATGCCGCTTTCCCAGTTCGGCGGCAATCGCGGCTGGGGTTACGACGGTGTACTGCTCTATGCGCCCCACTCCGCCTACGGCACACCGGATGACTTCAAAGCCTTTGTCGACGCCGCGCATGGCCATGGCCTGTCGGTGGTGCTTGATATTGTGCTTAACCACTTCGGGCCGGAGGGCAACTATCTGCCGCTGCTGTCGCCCGACTTCTTCCATAAAGAGCGCATGACCCCGTGGGGCGCCGGCATCGCCTATGATGTCGACGCGGCGCGCCGCTATATCGAAGAAGCGCCGCTGTTCTGGCTGCAGGAGTATTACCTTGACGGCCTGCGCTTCGATGCCATCGACCAGATTGAAGATCCTTCCGACAAGCATGTATTGATCGACATCGCCGAGCGCATCCGCGCTGAGATTACCGATCGGCCGATCCATCTGACCACCGAAGATTGCCGTAACGTGATTTTCCTGCATCCGCGCGCGGAAGATGGCTCAGCGCCGCTGTTCACCGGCGAATGGAACGACGACCTGCACAACGCCGTGCATGTGTTCGCTACCGGCGAAACGCACGCCTACTACCAGGATTTTGCCAGCGAGCCGGAGAAACGCATCGCGCGCGCGCTGACCGAAGGGTTCGTCTATCAGGGCGAAGTATCGGCGCAGAGCGGCGAGAAGCGCGGCGTGAAAAGCACCGGGCAGCCACCGGTCGCCTTTGTCGATTTTATTCAGAACCATGACCAGGTCGGCAACCGCGCGCAAGGTGAGCGACTGATCGATCTGGCCGGCGCCGACCGCACCAAAGTGATGCTGTCGATGCTGCTGCTGTCGCCGCATATTCCGCTGATCTTTATGGGCGAAGAGTATGGCGAAACCAACCCGTTCCTGTTCTTTACCGATTTCCATGGCGATCTGGCGAAGGCGGTGCGCGAAGGCCGCGCGCGCGAGTTCCAGGGCCACGCCGGGCATGAAGGCGAAAGCGTGCCCGATCCGAATGCCAAAGCAACCTTCGAGATGTCGAAGCTCGACTGGAAAAAGCGGGAGAGCGAGGAAGGCAAAGCCTGGCTGGCGCTGACCCGCGAACTGCTGGCGCTGCGTCAGCAGCATCTGGTGCCGCTGCTGGCCACCGCCGGCGGTGACGCCGGCAAAGTGGTGAAGACAGCAGAAGGCTTTTTCGCCGTCACTTGGGCTTTCCCGCGCGGCACGCTGTCGATGGCGCTGAATATCGGCGAGACCACGCAGCCGTTACCCGATCTGCCGGGCGACACCCTGTTCGCCTGGCCGCAGGCGGCCGATGCGCTGCCGCAGAATTCGATTATTGTTCGCCTGGCCTCTGGAGATGCAACGTGA
- a CDS encoding DNA-binding transcriptional regulator YciT produces the protein MNARQLQIIQLVNERGSISVSELSRLTHVSEVTVRQDLTTLEKGSYLKRVHGSAISLEGDDVAARMQARFPLKQGLADYAASLVKPGESVFIEGGSTNALLARCLADNDSITIVTVSHYIAGLLKASRCEVIVLGGLYQKSSESVVGPLTRSCIQQVHFQKAFIGIDGWHPDTGFTGRNMLRSDIVNAVMAKDIDTFALTDSSKFGQFHPYPIAVDRPFRHVITDSGLDDRYRQRLEQQGINVHQVSEKVPGVA, from the coding sequence ATGAACGCAAGGCAGTTACAGATTATTCAGCTGGTTAATGAAAGAGGCAGCATCAGCGTCAGCGAGCTGTCGCGCCTGACGCACGTTTCCGAAGTTACGGTGCGGCAGGACCTCACGACGCTGGAGAAAGGCAGCTACCTGAAGCGCGTTCACGGTTCCGCCATCTCTCTGGAAGGCGATGACGTTGCGGCGCGCATGCAGGCACGTTTTCCGCTGAAGCAGGGGCTGGCGGATTACGCCGCCTCGCTGGTAAAACCCGGCGAGTCGGTGTTTATCGAAGGCGGCAGCACCAACGCCCTGCTGGCGCGCTGCCTGGCAGACAATGACAGCATCACCATTGTCACCGTTAGCCACTATATCGCCGGGCTGCTGAAAGCGTCGCGTTGCGAAGTGATCGTGCTGGGCGGCCTCTATCAGAAAAGCAGCGAGTCGGTGGTCGGCCCGCTGACCCGCAGCTGCATTCAGCAGGTGCATTTCCAGAAAGCTTTTATCGGCATCGACGGCTGGCATCCCGATACCGGCTTTACCGGCCGCAATATGCTGCGCAGCGATATCGTCAATGCAGTAATGGCAAAAGATATCGATACCTTCGCTTTAACCGATTCCTCGAAATTCGGGCAGTTTCACCCCTACCCGATTGCCGTTGACCGCCCTTTCCGTCATGTGATCACCGATAGCGGTCTCGACGACCGCTACCGCCAGCGGCTTGAGCAGCAAGGCATTAACGTCCATCAGGTGAGCGAGAAAGTCCCCGGCGTAGCGTAG
- a CDS encoding DUF1479 domain-containing protein, producing MSASFTSLTLPADVKQNVIEMKRALRAQIGDVGGLFRQVCQKIETEIAAAREEERRNGSAWPVLLQEEIAAGKVTPAQIARIKRRGCLVVKQTFRRDAALAMDASMLRYLDENHFDEVYRGPGDNFFGSLEASRPEIYPIYWSKAQMEARQSDEIAAVQSFLNRLWTFKHAEGEWFNPDVNIIYPDRIRRRLPGTTSKGLGAHTDSGALERWLLPAYQQVFGKIFNNRFAEYDPWDAAHRPDVNEYDVDNTTKCSAFRTFQGWTALSDMALGQGLLHVVPVPEAMAYILLRPLLDDVPEDELCGVAPGRVLPVSERWHPHLIAGLSSIPALEAGDSVWWHCDVIHSVAPVENQQGWGNVMYIPAAPACAKNRAYAQRVREALETGTSPADFPRENYEQSWKDRFLISDLNARGRRALGIDPL from the coding sequence ATGAGCGCATCCTTTACCTCACTGACCTTACCGGCCGACGTCAAACAGAACGTTATTGAAATGAAGCGGGCGTTACGCGCGCAGATTGGCGACGTCGGGGGCCTGTTCCGTCAGGTTTGTCAGAAGATCGAAACGGAGATCGCCGCCGCCCGGGAAGAGGAGCGGCGCAACGGCAGCGCCTGGCCGGTGCTGCTGCAGGAAGAGATAGCGGCAGGCAAGGTGACGCCCGCGCAGATAGCCCGGATAAAACGCCGCGGCTGTCTGGTCGTGAAACAGACCTTCCGCCGCGACGCGGCGCTGGCGATGGATGCCTCAATGTTGCGCTATCTGGATGAAAACCACTTCGATGAGGTCTACCGCGGCCCCGGCGATAATTTCTTCGGCTCGCTGGAGGCGTCACGTCCGGAAATCTACCCGATCTACTGGTCGAAGGCGCAGATGGAGGCGCGGCAGAGTGATGAAATCGCTGCCGTTCAGTCCTTCCTTAACCGCCTGTGGACCTTTAAGCACGCCGAAGGTGAGTGGTTCAATCCGGACGTTAACATTATCTATCCCGACCGTATTCGACGCCGCCTGCCGGGCACGACCTCAAAAGGGCTGGGCGCGCATACCGATTCCGGCGCGCTGGAGCGCTGGCTGCTGCCCGCCTATCAACAGGTGTTTGGCAAGATTTTCAATAACCGCTTCGCGGAATACGATCCCTGGGATGCGGCGCACCGCCCCGACGTTAACGAGTATGACGTGGACAACACCACCAAATGCTCCGCGTTCCGCACCTTCCAGGGCTGGACGGCGCTGTCGGATATGGCGTTGGGCCAGGGGTTGCTGCATGTGGTGCCGGTGCCGGAAGCGATGGCCTATATCCTGCTGCGTCCGCTGCTGGATGACGTACCGGAAGATGAGCTGTGCGGCGTGGCGCCGGGCCGGGTGCTGCCGGTTTCCGAACGCTGGCATCCGCACCTGATCGCCGGGCTGAGCAGCATCCCGGCACTGGAGGCGGGCGATTCGGTCTGGTGGCACTGCGATGTGATCCACTCGGTAGCGCCGGTGGAAAATCAGCAGGGCTGGGGCAACGTGATGTATATCCCGGCGGCACCGGCGTGCGCGAAAAACAGGGCCTACGCGCAGCGCGTGCGCGAGGCGCTGGAAACCGGTACCTCGCCGGCAGATTTCCCGCGTGAAAACTATGAACAGAGCTGGAAAGATCGTTTTCTTATCAGCGATCTTAATGCGCGCGGCCGTCGCGCGCTGGGCATCGACCCGCTCTGA
- the fsa gene encoding fructose-6-phosphate aldolase, giving the protein MELYLDTADVAAVTRLARIFPLAGVTTNPSIIASSKTPPEVVLPALKEALGGRGRLFAQVMAPQADGMVEEAHRLRAIINDLVVKVPVTAEGLAAIKQLRAAGIPTLGTAVYGAAQGLLAALAGAEYVAPYVNRLDAQGGDGIQTVSELQQLLTLHAPGAKVLAASFKTPRQALACLLTGCASITLPLEVAEQMIAAPAVAAAVEKFDQEWLAAFGKAGL; this is encoded by the coding sequence ATGGAACTCTATCTCGATACCGCTGACGTCGCGGCTGTTACGCGCCTGGCGCGCATTTTCCCCCTCGCCGGGGTCACCACCAATCCGAGCATTATCGCCAGCAGTAAAACGCCGCCCGAAGTCGTACTGCCGGCGCTGAAAGAGGCGCTGGGCGGGCGCGGCAGGCTGTTTGCGCAGGTCATGGCACCGCAGGCCGATGGCATGGTAGAAGAGGCGCACCGACTGCGCGCCATCATTAACGATCTGGTGGTGAAGGTTCCGGTAACGGCGGAAGGGCTGGCGGCGATAAAACAGCTGCGCGCGGCGGGCATCCCGACGCTGGGCACCGCGGTTTACGGCGCCGCGCAGGGCCTGCTGGCAGCACTGGCCGGCGCGGAATATGTCGCGCCTTATGTTAACCGGCTCGACGCCCAGGGCGGTGATGGTATCCAGACAGTAAGCGAGCTGCAGCAGCTGTTAACGCTGCACGCGCCGGGCGCGAAGGTACTGGCGGCCAGCTTTAAAACGCCGCGTCAGGCGCTGGCGTGCCTGCTGACCGGCTGCGCTTCAATCACGCTGCCGCTGGAGGTGGCGGAGCAGATGATCGCCGCGCCTGCCGTCGCCGCCGCCGTAGAAAAATTTGACCAGGAGTGGCTTGCCGCCTTCGGCAAGGCGGGCCTGTAG
- a CDS encoding glycyl-radical enzyme activating protein translates to MIFNIQRYSTHDGPGIRTVVFLKGCSLGCRWCQNPESRSRQKDLLYDARLCLEQCDLCQRAAPEVITRTRNGLTIDRPRLQPRHIDALENCCPTLALTLCGEEKPLEAIMAAVRRDKPFYARSGGGVTLSGGEPFMNPALAAGLFRQCHDENIHTAVESCLHVPWRYIEPALPWIDLFLADLKHVDEARFHAWTDGSAKRVLANLRRVAAAGKAMTIRVPLIPEFNADEASIRAIVNFAADELGVSAIHFLPYHTLGMNKYALLHQPYLAPDKPLDNPALLTFAQHYAAQKGLTATLRG, encoded by the coding sequence ATGATTTTTAATATCCAGCGTTATTCCACGCATGACGGTCCCGGCATCCGCACCGTTGTCTTCCTGAAAGGCTGCTCGCTGGGATGCCGCTGGTGCCAGAATCCTGAAAGCCGCTCGCGCCAGAAAGATCTGCTGTATGACGCGCGCCTCTGCCTTGAGCAGTGCGATCTCTGCCAGCGCGCGGCGCCGGAGGTTATCACCAGAACGCGCAATGGCCTGACGATTGACCGCCCGCGCCTGCAGCCGCGCCATATCGACGCGCTGGAAAACTGCTGTCCGACGCTGGCGTTAACCCTCTGCGGCGAAGAGAAGCCGCTGGAGGCGATCATGGCGGCGGTCAGGCGCGACAAGCCTTTCTACGCGCGCAGCGGCGGCGGCGTCACGCTATCGGGCGGCGAACCCTTTATGAACCCGGCGCTGGCGGCGGGGCTGTTCCGCCAGTGCCATGACGAGAACATCCACACGGCGGTGGAGAGCTGTCTGCATGTGCCGTGGCGCTATATCGAACCCGCGCTGCCCTGGATCGATCTCTTTCTGGCGGATCTGAAGCATGTCGATGAGGCGCGCTTCCACGCCTGGACCGACGGCTCGGCGAAACGGGTGCTTGCTAACCTGCGCCGGGTGGCCGCCGCCGGCAAGGCGATGACGATTCGCGTGCCGCTGATCCCAGAGTTCAACGCCGATGAAGCGTCGATCCGCGCCATCGTCAATTTCGCTGCGGACGAACTTGGCGTCAGCGCCATCCATTTTCTTCCTTACCACACGCTGGGCATGAACAAATACGCCCTGCTTCATCAGCCTTACCTTGCGCCGGATAAACCGCTGGATAACCCGGCGCTGCTTACCTTTGCGCAGCATTACGCCGCGCAAAAAGGCCTGACGGCGACCCTGAGAGGATAA